From Primulina tabacum isolate GXHZ01 chromosome 2, ASM2559414v2, whole genome shotgun sequence, one genomic window encodes:
- the LOC142531077 gene encoding uncharacterized protein LOC142531077, with translation MAYQDSGMLSRDQLLYLFDRFSFLTSQTEVKKRIADAVGDKQEAVAVTTAIQEEIFSQMGVDPRFGLAFLGKVNMVYENDRDLMIQFYGFVAKEEIACEEAELGPEKFAVRMEMQQKLQEQQLEMLTHMHKFHLNDQSAILAKIHQQMEAANFELESSLLSVEQIQDIVQRKVSPVYHPR, from the exons ATGGCGTATCAGGACTCTGGTATGCTATCACGGGATCAGTTGCTTTATCTCTTTGATCGGTTCTCCTTTCTCACCTCACAGACCG AGGTCAAGAAGCGGATTGCTGATGCCGTCGGCGACAAGCAG GAAGCTGTTGCTGTAACTACTGCTATCCAAGAGGAGATATTTTCGCAGATGGGAGTTG ATCCACGGTTTGGTCTAGCTTTCTTGGGAAAAGTAAACATGGTTTATGAGAATGATCGAGATTTGATGATTCAGTTTTATGGTTTTGTAGCAAA GGAGGAGATAGCTTGTGAGGAAGCAGAGCTTGGGCCAGAAAAATTTGCCGTAAGGATGGAAATGCAACAGAAGTTACAAGAACAG CAACTGGAGATGTTGACACACATGCATAAGTTTCACTTGAATGATCAGTCTGCAATTCTTGCAAAG ATTCACCAACAGATGGAGGCGGCTAATTTTGAACTGGAGTCATCACTGTTGTCCGTTGAGCAGATCCAGGACATTGTTCAAAGGAAGGTGTCACCCGTATATCACCCAAGATAG